A genomic region of Vitreoscilla filiformis contains the following coding sequences:
- a CDS encoding type I restriction endonuclease subunit R: MTPEAQARQQIDHKLEQAGWVIQDMKQLDLSVGLGVAVREYPTDTGPADYVLFVDRVACGVIEAKKDAAGENLTATERQTERYAHATLKWRQDSQPLRFLFEATGQLVRFTDGADPAPRSRELFHFFRPQQLKAWLAAPNTLRRRLAEHMPTLPTLKLRDCQVQAVTGLEQSLALNKPRALVHMATGAGKTFTAITSVYRLLKFGGAKRILFLVDTRNLGKQAHQEFMAYSPPDDGRKFTELYNVQRLASPSIDPHAQVCISTIQRMYSVLSGEPMDDAADDISLNEVQQTPSQQKWVRYNPAVPVETFDFIVIDECHRSIYNLWKQVLDYFDAYLIGLTATPDNRTYGFFNQNVVAEYGYEASVVDGVNVGYDVYEIVTVVTQKGSELKAQEWVDHRDRATRKKRWAQTEEDTRYTGKELDRSVVNPSQIRAVIRAMKQAVETQIFPTRQEVPKTLIFAKTDSHADDIIQIVRDEYGQGNAFCRKVTYSEKDADGVLTDFRNEYHPRIAVTVDMIATGTDVKPLEVLLFMRDVRSRGYYEQMKGRGVRSLDAEGLKRVSGSAEGAKTRFVLMDAVGVEKSLKTDSRPLEKKPHVALKDLLQGVAVGHRDDETLLSLGNRLVRLAKTLDEKAQARIEKLSGGVSVAVLAKGLITALDPDAIVQTALATAQAQGLARTEETLLPQELAAARALRVAAACAPLDNPALRDALENARREREQIIDHINQDEVVFAGFGEQAQAQAVTVVQTFAEYVQQHKAEIEALSFFYQQPYQRRALAFEMVEELHAHLSRPPLMLTTERLWSAYARVQASAVKGANRQRQLTDLVSLVRFALGLEAELRPFADEVDRRFQAWVFRHNAQRATAFTPEQMEWLRMMKNHIASSCSIGRDDFDYAELADKGGLQKVWQLFGKELDGLMGEMNWELVA, encoded by the coding sequence GTGACGCCAGAGGCCCAAGCGCGCCAGCAGATTGACCACAAGCTCGAACAAGCGGGCTGGGTCATCCAAGACATGAAACAGCTCGACCTCTCGGTGGGGTTGGGCGTGGCGGTGCGCGAATACCCCACCGACACCGGCCCGGCGGATTACGTGTTGTTCGTGGATCGCGTGGCCTGCGGTGTCATTGAAGCGAAGAAGGATGCGGCCGGGGAAAACCTCACCGCCACCGAGCGCCAGACCGAGCGTTACGCCCATGCCACCCTCAAGTGGCGCCAAGACAGCCAGCCGCTGCGGTTTTTGTTCGAGGCCACCGGCCAGCTCGTGCGCTTCACGGATGGGGCCGACCCGGCGCCGCGCTCCCGCGAGCTGTTCCACTTTTTCAGGCCGCAGCAGTTGAAGGCGTGGCTGGCTGCACCCAACACCCTGCGCCGCCGCTTGGCCGAGCACATGCCCACCTTGCCGACGCTCAAGCTGCGCGATTGCCAGGTTCAGGCGGTGACGGGGCTGGAGCAGTCCCTCGCGCTGAACAAACCCCGCGCTTTGGTACACATGGCGACGGGGGCAGGCAAGACGTTCACGGCGATTACCTCGGTGTATCGGTTGCTGAAGTTTGGCGGCGCCAAGCGCATTTTGTTTTTGGTGGACACGCGCAACCTGGGCAAACAAGCGCACCAAGAATTCATGGCGTATTCCCCGCCGGACGATGGCCGCAAGTTCACCGAGCTGTACAACGTGCAGCGTTTGGCCTCGCCCAGCATCGACCCGCACGCGCAGGTGTGCATCAGCACCATCCAGCGCATGTATTCGGTGTTGAGCGGCGAGCCGATGGACGATGCGGCGGACGATATTTCCCTCAACGAGGTGCAGCAAACCCCCAGCCAGCAAAAGTGGGTGCGCTACAACCCGGCGGTGCCGGTGGAGACGTTTGACTTCATCGTCATTGATGAATGCCACCGCAGCATCTACAACCTGTGGAAACAGGTTCTGGATTATTTTGATGCCTACCTCATCGGCCTGACGGCCACGCCGGACAACCGCACTTACGGGTTTTTCAACCAAAATGTCGTAGCTGAATATGGTTACGAAGCATCGGTGGTGGACGGGGTGAATGTGGGTTATGACGTGTACGAAATTGTCACCGTCGTCACCCAAAAGGGCAGCGAGCTGAAGGCGCAGGAATGGGTGGATCACCGGGATCGGGCCACGCGCAAGAAGCGCTGGGCACAGACCGAGGAGGACACGCGCTATACCGGCAAGGAGCTGGATCGCTCGGTGGTGAACCCGAGCCAGATTCGGGCGGTGATTCGGGCGATGAAACAGGCGGTGGAAACGCAGATTTTCCCCACCCGCCAAGAAGTGCCTAAAACCCTTATCTTTGCCAAGACGGACAGCCATGCGGACGACATCATCCAGATCGTGCGTGATGAATATGGCCAGGGCAACGCCTTTTGCCGCAAGGTGACGTACAGCGAAAAAGATGCCGATGGGGTGTTGACGGATTTCCGAAACGAGTATCACCCGCGCATTGCGGTGACGGTGGACATGATTGCCACCGGCACCGATGTGAAACCGCTGGAGGTGCTGCTGTTCATGCGGGATGTGCGCAGCCGGGGTTATTACGAGCAAATGAAGGGCCGAGGCGTGCGCAGCTTGGATGCCGAGGGTTTGAAGCGCGTGAGCGGCAGCGCCGAGGGCGCCAAAACCCGTTTTGTGCTGATGGATGCGGTGGGCGTGGAAAAAAGCCTGAAGACCGACAGCCGCCCGTTGGAAAAGAAACCCCATGTGGCGCTGAAGGATTTACTTCAAGGGGTGGCGGTGGGCCACCGGGACGATGAAACGCTGCTTTCGCTGGGCAACCGGCTGGTGCGTTTGGCCAAGACGCTGGATGAGAAGGCGCAGGCGCGCATTGAAAAGCTGAGCGGCGGGGTGTCGGTGGCGGTGCTGGCCAAGGGGTTGATTACCGCACTGGATCCCGATGCGATCGTGCAAACCGCGTTGGCCACGGCGCAGGCGCAAGGGTTGGCGCGCACCGAGGAAACGCTGTTGCCCCAGGAATTGGCGGCGGCGCGGGCGCTGCGGGTGGCCGCTGCTTGCGCACCGCTGGACAACCCGGCGTTGCGGGATGCGCTGGAAAACGCCCGGCGTGAGCGCGAGCAGATCATTGACCACATCAACCAAGATGAGGTGGTGTTTGCGGGGTTTGGTGAGCAGGCCCAAGCGCAGGCCGTGACGGTGGTGCAGACGTTTGCTGAGTATGTGCAGCAGCACAAGGCGGAAATTGAGGCGCTGAGTTTTTTCTACCAGCAGCCTTACCAGCGCCGGGCGTTGGCGTTTGAAATGGTTGAAGAATTGCACGCGCATTTGAGCCGCCCGCCGTTGATGCTGACCACGGAGCGTTTGTGGAGTGCTTATGCGCGGGTGCAGGCTTCGGCGGTGAAGGGGGCGAATCGGCAACGCCAGCTCACGGATTTGGTGAGTTTGGTGCGGTTTGCGCTGGGGCTGGAGGCGGAGTTGCGGCCGTTTGCGGATGAGGTGGACAGGCGTTTTCAAGCCTGGGTGTTTCGGCACAATGCGCAGCGGGCCACGGCGTTTACGCCCGAGCAAATGGAATGGCTGCGGATGATGAAGAATCATATTGCCAGCAGTTGCAGCATTGGCCGGGACGATTTTGATTATGCGGAGTTGGCGGATAAGGGTGGGTTGCAAAAAGTGTGGCAACTGTTTGGCAAAGAGCTGGATGGGTTGATGGGTGAAATGAATTGGGAGTTGGTGGCGTGA
- a CDS encoding nucleotidyltransferase family protein, which yields MRAVLLAAGLGTRLGGQPKAALRHPAGGTLLERSVAALRAAGVAEVSVVLGPYRERLLPRVQACGAWPLLHTLAAPSLIDSQRLALSEHTARPSGAAPDVMLLLADLPLLHAEHLRPVLAAWQARAAGIQALMPVVNGQRGHPVVLSGEAVAGVLAQPVERGVRAWLATHPQAVQPLALNDAAYITDVDTPEDVARLGLSNS from the coding sequence GTGAGGGCCGTCCTGCTGGCCGCTGGCCTGGGCACCCGCCTGGGCGGCCAACCCAAAGCCGCGTTGCGCCACCCCGCCGGCGGCACGTTGTTGGAACGCAGCGTGGCCGCCCTGCGCGCCGCTGGCGTGGCAGAGGTGAGTGTGGTGCTCGGCCCCTACCGTGAGCGCTTGCTGCCACGGGTGCAAGCCTGCGGCGCCTGGCCGCTGCTGCACACGCTGGCCGCGCCCAGCCTCATCGATTCGCAGCGCCTGGCGCTGTCCGAACACACCGCCCGCCCCTCCGGCGCTGCGCCCGATGTGATGTTGTTGCTGGCCGATTTGCCGCTGCTGCACGCCGAGCATCTGCGCCCGGTGCTGGCGGCTTGGCAGGCGCGGGCGGCGGGCATCCAGGCCCTCATGCCGGTGGTGAATGGGCAGCGCGGCCACCCGGTGGTGCTTTCAGGCGAGGCCGTGGCGGGGGTGCTGGCCCAGCCGGTGGAGCGGGGCGTGCGCGCTTGGTTGGCTACGCATCCGCAAGCAGTGCAGCCGCTGGCGCTCAACGATGCGGCTTACATCACCGATGTGGACACGCCCGAGGATGTGGCCCGGTTGGGGCTGAGCAACAGTTGA